One part of the Gemmatimonadaceae bacterium genome encodes these proteins:
- a CDS encoding non-canonical purine NTP pyrophosphatase produces MTTPSLFFATSNDYKFAEFSRLFGAAGLQIDHYRLEVEEVQHIEMDVIVRDKALKAYQRVRRPVLVDHSGLAMNALNGLPCGLNKLFWNVLQDRICELAIAMNDPTAEILVSLALCDGKRIHAWHERLPGNLAAKASAVGTFHLDRVFVPNGSTMTLAEMSTVDRDVVSHRRRAVDHTSAVLKSLAVL; encoded by the coding sequence GTGACAACACCCAGTCTCTTTTTTGCAACGAGCAATGACTACAAGTTTGCAGAGTTTTCTCGACTATTCGGCGCCGCTGGGCTACAGATAGATCACTATCGCCTAGAAGTGGAGGAGGTGCAGCATATCGAAATGGACGTGATTGTTCGAGATAAGGCGCTGAAGGCATACCAACGCGTCAGGCGACCCGTCCTTGTCGATCACAGCGGCTTGGCTATGAACGCATTGAATGGGTTGCCGTGCGGCCTCAACAAACTGTTCTGGAATGTGCTACAGGATCGGATTTGCGAGTTGGCAATTGCCATGAACGACCCCACGGCCGAGATACTTGTGTCCCTTGCGCTGTGCGACGGCAAGCGAATCCACGCGTGGCATGAAAGGCTACCGGGCAACCTCGCAGCTAAAGCATCTGCGGTTGGGACATTTCATCTTGATCGAGTCTTCGTTCCTAATGGTTCCACGATGACACTGGCTGAGATGAGTACGGTGGACCGAGATGTGGTATCACATCGAAGGAGGGCGGTGGATCACACGTCAGCAGTACTAAAGAGCCTAGCCGTCCTGTGA
- a CDS encoding PEP/pyruvate-binding domain-containing protein — protein sequence MIERLRQLARGDAERVGTKAANLGELSRLGLPVPDGFVIDQQSASAFQNQVATEGLDAETNRLILDAFHDLRADRVAVRSSANVEDSDASSFAGVFESILNVGADGLVKAVIRCWSSAATARVLAYSDARGVLPTEIRVAVIVQVMVDADAAGVCFTSDPVTGDETRPYVEIVSGLGDALVAGRAAPDAYSFDSNSGRVVTIERGRNGAGDAVDLAMITRIVTESCRIRAHFGQPQDVEFAVEGGNIHYLQTRPISFRGSDDSRRDK from the coding sequence ATGATCGAAAGACTGCGCCAACTCGCGCGCGGGGACGCTGAGCGAGTCGGGACCAAGGCCGCAAATCTTGGGGAATTGTCGCGACTCGGACTTCCGGTACCCGATGGATTTGTCATCGACCAACAATCGGCGAGCGCGTTCCAGAACCAGGTGGCGACTGAGGGACTTGATGCGGAGACTAACCGTCTCATTCTCGATGCGTTCCACGACCTCCGTGCTGATCGCGTGGCGGTGCGAAGCAGTGCAAACGTCGAAGATTCTGATGCCTCTTCGTTCGCCGGTGTCTTCGAGAGCATTCTGAATGTAGGCGCGGATGGACTCGTCAAGGCGGTGATACGGTGCTGGTCTTCGGCGGCGACTGCGCGAGTACTGGCATACTCCGACGCACGCGGAGTGTTGCCAACCGAGATTCGAGTGGCCGTAATAGTCCAAGTAATGGTGGACGCCGACGCTGCTGGGGTTTGCTTCACGTCCGACCCCGTGACCGGTGACGAGACGCGGCCCTATGTCGAGATAGTCAGCGGCTTGGGCGACGCTTTGGTGGCTGGGCGGGCGGCGCCGGATGCTTATTCTTTCGACAGTAACTCGGGACGAGTGGTGACGATCGAGCGAGGGCGCAATGGGGCCGGCGATGCTGTCGATTTAGCTATGATCACTCGGATTGTGACAGAGAGTTGCCGTATTCGAGCGCACTTTGGGCAGCCCCAAGACGTCGAGTTTGCTGTTGAGGGTGGCAACATCCACTACCTGCAGACGCGACCAATCAGCTTTCGGGGTTCTGACGATAGCCGCCGCGATAAATGA
- a CDS encoding PEP-utilizing enzyme: MPILRNRNETIRDLIAWLSAQGDNIGEYAVDFEPHIDAARACIFVVEDERIAGEAIEGGLLELNKGPNTGRVLTFEYDFAKWTFASTDEELTTFVQSAVGLLQMDNAEAASSVAAELDATSAGLFIKGYYEAICASDAGIVFVDFNRVLGDSLKGVPVVAKPTMEDSDLIVGRTGSPGRASGRVRIVSESDAALTELSAGEVLVCQFTSPDFLHLMKAAAAVVTDVGGVLSHAAIVCRELRKPCVLATGSATTRLTSGDIVDVDATNGYVRRVSRG; encoded by the coding sequence TTGCCCATACTGCGCAACCGCAACGAGACGATTCGCGACTTGATCGCATGGCTCAGCGCGCAAGGCGACAATATCGGCGAGTACGCGGTCGACTTTGAGCCGCACATCGATGCTGCGCGTGCGTGCATTTTTGTGGTCGAGGACGAGCGGATCGCTGGTGAGGCGATCGAGGGGGGGCTCCTTGAACTCAACAAGGGGCCAAATACGGGGCGCGTTCTGACGTTCGAGTATGACTTCGCAAAGTGGACCTTTGCGTCGACGGACGAGGAGCTGACGACATTCGTTCAATCGGCCGTAGGCCTTCTGCAGATGGACAATGCAGAAGCCGCCTCCTCAGTCGCAGCAGAACTTGACGCGACCAGTGCTGGGCTCTTCATAAAAGGGTACTACGAGGCTATATGCGCTTCTGATGCGGGCATCGTGTTCGTGGATTTCAATCGCGTATTGGGTGACAGCTTGAAGGGCGTTCCCGTCGTGGCGAAGCCGACCATGGAGGATTCTGATCTCATCGTAGGGCGCACGGGCTCACCCGGACGGGCATCGGGTCGAGTCCGTATAGTCTCTGAGAGCGACGCTGCGTTGACTGAGTTGTCGGCAGGTGAAGTGCTTGTTTGTCAATTCACCTCGCCCGATTTCCTTCACCTCATGAAAGCTGCCGCCGCGGTGGTGACTGATGTGGGCGGTGTTTTAAGCCACGCCGCGATCGTTTGCCGGGAGCTGAGGAAACCGTGTGTCTTGGCTACTGGATCGGCGACGACACGCTTGACCTCAGGTGACATCGTCGACGTCGATGCGACGAATGGTTACGTTCGGCGTGTCAGCCGCGGTTGA
- a CDS encoding HIT family protein has protein sequence MNRYHAPGCPFCGHGTEETKFAESDNFMAICNISPILPGHSLVIPKWHVHGLMHLSNSELCEMNVFARNTMSVLVKAFAADSFNWTIQDGEGAGQTVAHLHLHLIPRTANDLPNPDDWNLRLRDSPLTATTKGNRPILTSAQITDFLNRVRAAGRPVSN, from the coding sequence ATGAATAGATATCACGCGCCTGGTTGCCCATTCTGCGGACACGGAACCGAGGAAACGAAATTCGCGGAGTCAGACAATTTCATGGCGATTTGCAATATCTCACCCATCCTGCCCGGCCATTCGTTGGTGATTCCGAAATGGCATGTACATGGCCTCATGCACCTGAGCAACTCTGAACTGTGCGAAATGAACGTCTTCGCCAGGAACACGATGAGTGTCCTCGTGAAGGCGTTTGCCGCGGATAGCTTTAACTGGACGATCCAGGACGGTGAGGGGGCGGGCCAGACGGTGGCGCACTTGCATTTGCATTTGATTCCGAGGACGGCCAATGATTTGCCGAACCCTGACGACTGGAATCTCCGCCTTCGCGATAGCCCGTTGACGGCCACAACTAAAGGCAACAGGCCCATCCTTACTTCAGCGCAGATCACGGATTTTCTTAACAGAGTCAGGGCCGCCGGTCGCCCTGTGAGCAACTAG
- a CDS encoding SET domain-containing protein-lysine N-methyltransferase, giving the protein MWATRTAVQESPLHGLGVFTLEPIPKGKIVSIWRRFVLYTEREYVHLSLKSPEVRRNSVRLVGTYFLHQPGGSLPDDYINHASDPNLICVAGVLMARRNIDCGEELTIDYRVYYSPITAEPFIDSASGVWIAGSSPREALLRACQAVVELLSQADDWNGE; this is encoded by the coding sequence ATGTGGGCTACCCGAACGGCGGTGCAGGAGTCTCCGCTCCACGGTCTTGGTGTATTCACGCTCGAGCCGATACCGAAAGGCAAGATTGTATCTATCTGGAGGCGGTTTGTTCTGTATACGGAACGTGAGTACGTGCATCTGAGCCTGAAAAGCCCCGAGGTGCGTCGTAACAGTGTTCGCTTGGTGGGCACATACTTTCTTCACCAGCCCGGCGGGTCGCTTCCGGACGACTACATCAACCACGCAAGTGATCCGAACCTAATCTGCGTGGCGGGGGTGCTAATGGCGCGGCGCAACATCGATTGCGGCGAAGAGCTCACCATCGACTACCGTGTCTACTACAGCCCGATCACAGCCGAGCCCTTCATTGATAGTGCATCGGGGGTTTGGATTGCCGGATCCTCACCGCGAGAGGCGCTCTTGCGAGCCTGCCAGGCTGTTGTCGAGCTCCTCAGCCAGGCAGACGATTGGAACGGCGAGTAG
- a CDS encoding integron integrase produces MPDSIVRVPERQLGRRTDPSKRYGILEQLRHRLSTLHYSPRTEQAYCDWLRRFVLFHGRRHPIQMGEAEIAAFLTSLAVEGRVSSSTQNQALHALLFFYRHVLKRNLQHLDGIAPAKRGRRLPVVLSVGEVRHLLAHMRGVSRLCAILMYGSGLRLGECVSLRVKDVDLERGEIIVRSGKGDKDRRVPFPSAAKRAFAAQVDRVTRLAARDRASGVRGAALPSALGRKLPNAERELGWQWVFPASRTYVEREAGHRRRHHLHETAVQRAVTSAARSSGIRKRVTCHALRHSFATHLLESGCDIRTIQELLGHSSLQTTMIYTHVLNKGAMGVQSPADRL; encoded by the coding sequence ATGCCCGATTCGATTGTGCGGGTTCCGGAGCGCCAGCTCGGCCGCCGAACGGACCCCTCGAAGAGGTATGGGATTCTGGAGCAACTCCGGCATCGATTGAGCACCCTGCATTACAGCCCGCGTACGGAGCAGGCGTACTGCGACTGGTTGCGGCGATTTGTACTGTTCCATGGCCGGCGTCATCCGATCCAGATGGGTGAGGCGGAGATTGCTGCGTTCCTGACGAGTCTGGCTGTCGAAGGTCGAGTAAGTTCATCGACCCAGAACCAGGCGCTCCATGCGCTCCTGTTCTTCTATCGTCACGTTCTGAAGCGCAATTTGCAGCATCTTGACGGCATAGCTCCGGCTAAGCGGGGGCGCAGGTTGCCAGTGGTGCTTTCGGTTGGCGAAGTTCGCCACCTGCTGGCGCACATGCGTGGTGTTTCGAGGCTCTGCGCAATATTGATGTACGGAAGCGGCCTGCGGCTTGGTGAATGCGTGTCGCTCCGGGTGAAGGATGTCGATCTCGAGCGAGGCGAGATCATCGTGCGTTCCGGAAAAGGCGATAAGGATCGACGCGTGCCGTTCCCTTCAGCGGCAAAGCGCGCTTTCGCCGCTCAGGTCGACCGAGTGACGCGCCTCGCGGCGAGGGATCGCGCATCAGGTGTGAGAGGCGCCGCTCTCCCCAGTGCGTTGGGTCGAAAGCTGCCGAATGCCGAGCGAGAGCTGGGGTGGCAATGGGTGTTCCCCGCGTCGCGGACCTACGTCGAGCGAGAGGCGGGTCACCGCCGCCGGCATCACTTGCACGAGACCGCTGTGCAGCGCGCCGTGACTTCAGCCGCTCGGTCGAGTGGAATCCGGAAGCGCGTAACCTGTCATGCACTGCGTCATTCGTTCGCGACCCATCTCCTGGAGAGCGGCTGCGACATTCGAACGATTCAGGAGTTGCTCGGGCATTCGAGCCTTCAGACCACCATGATCTACACCCATGTTCTGAATAAGGGCGCGATGGGAGTGCAAAGCCCGGCCGATCGGCTTTAG